DNA sequence from the Pseudoduganella plicata genome:
CGTTGCCGTGTCCTTACAGTTCTCCGCACTGGCGCAACGCGCCGGCGAGCCGGCCCTGCCGCTGGAAGAATTGCGCCAGCTGGCCGACGTGTATGGCCTGATCAAGTCCGATTATGTCGAGCAGGTCGACGACAAGAAGCTGCTGACCGAAGCCATCTCCGGCATGGTTGCCTCGCTCGATCCGCACTCCGCCTACCTGGACAAGAAAGCCTATGCCGAGCTGCGCGAAGGCTCGCAGGGCAAGTTCGTCGGCCTGGGCATCGAGATCGCCCAGAGCGACGATGGCTACATCAAGATCGTCTCCCCTATCGAGGATTCGCCGGCGTACCGCGCCGGCATCAAGGCGGGCGACCTGATCACGCGCCTCGATGCCATGCCGCTGAAGGGGCTGTCGCTGGATGAATCGGTCAAGAAAATGCGCGGCGAGCCGCACAGCAAGGTCACCCTGACGGTGCTGCGCAAGGACGAGCCGCAACCGCTCACGTTCAGCCTGGTGCGCGAAGAGATCCACCAGAAAAGCGTCAAGGGCAAGATCGTCGAGCCGGGCTACGGCTGGCTGCGCGTGGCGCAGTTCCAGGAGCCGACGGTGGACGACCTGGCCGCCAAGATCACGGAGCTGTACCGGCAGGACCCGAACCTGAAGGGCATCGTGCTGGACCTGCGCAACGACCCGGGCGGCGTGCTGCAGGGCGCCATCGGCGTGGCGGCGGCCTTCCTGCCGAAGGACACGGCGGTCGTCTCGACCAACGGCCAGCTGCCGGACTCGAAGGAAATCTACTACGCCCGTCCCGAGTTCTACTCGATGCGCAGCGATACCGATGCGCTGGCGCGCCTGCCGGAAGCGGTCAAGCGCGTGCCGCTGGCGGTGCTGGTCAATACCGGCTCCGCGTCGGCCTCGGAAATCGTCGCCGGCGCGCTGCAGGACTACAAGCGCGCCACGATCATCGGCAGCCAGACGTTCGGCAAGGGCTCCGTGCAGACGATCCGCCAGCTGACGGCCGACACGGCCCTGAAGCTGACGACGGCGCGCTACTACACGCCGCACGGGCGCTCGATCCAGGCCAAGGGCATCGTGCCCGACCTGGCCGTGAATGAATATCCCGATGGCGACGGCCTGAACGCGCTGCGCATGCGCGAAGCGGACCTGGAAAAACACCTGTCGAACGACCGCGAAGCGGAAGCGGCCAAGGACAAGCGCGACGAACTGGAAGAACAGATCCGCATCCTGGCGCTGGAGAAGAAACGCCAGCCGCTGGAATACGGCACGGCCGACGATTTCCAGCTGCGCCAGGCGCTCAATCACCTGAAAGGCTTGCCGGTGCAGGTGGCCCCGCCGGAATCGCAGATCGTGCAGGCAGCGGCGCCGAAGCGCAAATGACGCTGTTCCCGACGCCGGCCTGAGCCGCAACGGCGCCAGTAACGGCGCCGTTTTTACGTCTTGATCCGACTATTCTTGATGTAAAATCAGCCCCTACGTACACTGCACTATTTAGTGGCAGCTGCCGGCAACCGCCGCGGCATGCCGGCAAGGCCGTTTCGGCAGGTCAGCCCGTTACACAGGGTGCCCGGTCCAAACGGCCTTCATGCTTCTTAACGAATACGAAAGCTTAATAATGAAACAAGCCGTCATCAGCGGAACCGGACTTTTTACGCCGCCCCATTCGATCTCGAACGAGGAACTGGTCGACAGCTTCAATGCCTATGTCGCCCTGTTCAACGCGGACAACGCGGCGGCCATCGAAGCGGGCACGGTGACGGCACTGGAGCCGTCCAGCGCGGCGTTCATTGAAAAGGCGTCCGGCATCAAATCGCGCCACGTGATGAACAAGGAAGGCGTGCTGGATCCGAAACGCATGGCCCCCCACTACCCGGAGCGCGACAACGAAGAACTGTCGCTGCAGGCGGAAATGTGCGTGGCCGCGGCCCGGCAGGCGCTGGACCGCGCCGGTCGCACGGCAGCCGACATCGACATGGTGCTGGTGGCCTGCTCGAACATGCAGCGTGCCTACCCGGCCATGGCTGTCGAGGTGCAGCAGGCATTGGGCATCGACGGCTTCGGCTTCGACATGAACGTGGCCTGTTCGTCCGCCACGTTCGGCATCCAGACGGCGGCAACGGCCGTGCAGACGGGCCAGACGCGCGCCGTGCTGGTGCTGAATCCGGAAATCACCAGCGGCCACCTGGATTACCGCGACCGCGACAGCCATTTCATCTTTGGCGACGCCTGCACGGCAATCGTCATCGAGGCGGCCGATACGGCTGTGTCGACGCACCGCTTCGCCATCCTCGACATGAAGCTGAAAACGTCGTTCTCGAACAATATCCGCAACAACTTCGGTTTCCTGAACCGCGGCGACGAAGCGGGCATCGGCCAGCCCGATAAACTGTTCAAGCAGCAGGGCCGTAAAGTGTTCAAGGACGTGTGCCCGATGGCCGCCGAGATGATCAGGAACTCCATCGCCAACGCCGGCCTGGAAGTGCCGCAGGTGGCCCGCTACTGGCTGCACCAGGCCAACCTGAACATGAACCAGCTGATCGTGCGCATGATCCTGGGCCGCGATGCGACGCCGGAGGAAGCGCCGGTCATCCTGGACACGTATGCCAATACGTCGTCGGCCGGTTCCATCATCGCCTTCCACAAGCACCAGGACGACCTGCCGCAAGGCGCCTACGGCGTCATCTGCTCGTTCGGCGCCGGCTACTCGATCGGCTCGGTCGTCGTACAGAAGCTGTAAGGTGGCATCGGGCGGCCCGGTTTATACTGGTTGACGGGACGGCAACGGCCGTCCCTCGCTCAACCTGAAAGGAACCCGCCCTGCATGCCCCATGACGTCAGCCTGATCACCACCATTGCCGCGGCCCTTGGCCTCGGTCTCGTCTTCGGCTACCTCGCTACCCGGTTCAAACTGCCTGCGCTGGTCGGCTATCTTGCCGCCGGCATCGTCCTGGGGCCCACGACCCCCGGCTTTGTCGCCGATGCGCACCTGGCCGGCCAGCTGGCCGAAATCGGCGTCATGCTGATGATGTTCGGCGTCGGCCTGCACTTTTCGCTGGACGACCTGTGGGAAGTGAGAAAGGTGGCGCTGCCTGGAGCGATCCTGCAGATCGGCGCGGCAACCGCGATGGGAATGGGATTGGCGCACTGGTGGGGCTGGAGCCTGGGCGGCGGGCTGGTATTCGGCCTGGCACTGTCGGTGGCCAGTACCGTCGTGCTGCTGCGGGCGCTGGAAGAACGGGGCATTCTCGATTCGTTCAACGGCCGCATCGCCGTGGGCTGGCTGGTGGTCGAGGATCTCGTCACGGTGCTGATGCTGGTGCTGCTGCCGGCGCTGGCGCCATCGCTGGGAGGCGATGCGACCGGTGTCGACCCGAATGCCAGCCTGTGGAAAACTCTCGCGGTTACCTTGGGCCAGGTCGCACTGTTTGTCGGCTTCATGCTCGTTGTCGGCCGCAAGCTGTTCCCGTGGATACTGTGGCAGGTGGCGCGCACCGGCTCGCGCGAGCTGTTCACCTTGTGCGTGATCGCCGCCGCCGTCGGCATCGCCTATGCATCCACTTCCCTGTTCGGCATCTCGTTCGCGCTGGGTGCGTTCTTTGCCGGCATGGTGCTGCGCGAATCGGAACTGGCGCACCGTGCGGCGCAGGAATCGCTGCCGCTGCGCGACGCGTTCGCGGTGCTGTTCTTTGTCTCCGTCGGCATGCTGTTCGAGCCATCCATCCTTGTCGAGGAGCCGCTGCGCGTGCTGGCGGTGCTGGCCATCATCGTGTTCGGCAAGTCGGTAGCGGCCTTTGTGCTGGTCGTGCTGTTGCGCTATCCCGCCAGGTCCGCGCTGATGGTGTCGGCCAGCCTGGCGCAGATCGGCGAGTTCTCGTTCATCCTGGCCGCCCTCGGCATCTCGTTGAAACTGATGCCGCAGGAG
Encoded proteins:
- the ybaL gene encoding YbaL family putative K(+) efflux transporter, which produces MPHDVSLITTIAAALGLGLVFGYLATRFKLPALVGYLAAGIVLGPTTPGFVADAHLAGQLAEIGVMLMMFGVGLHFSLDDLWEVRKVALPGAILQIGAATAMGMGLAHWWGWSLGGGLVFGLALSVASTVVLLRALEERGILDSFNGRIAVGWLVVEDLVTVLMLVLLPALAPSLGGDATGVDPNASLWKTLAVTLGQVALFVGFMLVVGRKLFPWILWQVARTGSRELFTLCVIAAAVGIAYASTSLFGISFALGAFFAGMVLRESELAHRAAQESLPLRDAFAVLFFVSVGMLFEPSILVEEPLRVLAVLAIIVFGKSVAAFVLVVLLRYPARSALMVSASLAQIGEFSFILAALGISLKLMPQEGQSLILAGAILSITLNPFIFALTGPLERLLGKNRMLAAKFDRAADPLAELPMTTAPTKLAGQVVLVGYGRVGQRIAETLNAQGIHYVVAEQNREKVDQLRQAGVAAVAGNAAEAVVLIQAHIAKARMLVIATPDTFHVRAMVDVARTLNPDIRIVVRTHNDEEAELLRKERMGKVFVGEEELANGMTDYVLETFKEPHKSGH
- a CDS encoding S41 family peptidase; amino-acid sequence: MGKKLKSTGLVALGVVAGVAVSLQFSALAQRAGEPALPLEELRQLADVYGLIKSDYVEQVDDKKLLTEAISGMVASLDPHSAYLDKKAYAELREGSQGKFVGLGIEIAQSDDGYIKIVSPIEDSPAYRAGIKAGDLITRLDAMPLKGLSLDESVKKMRGEPHSKVTLTVLRKDEPQPLTFSLVREEIHQKSVKGKIVEPGYGWLRVAQFQEPTVDDLAAKITELYRQDPNLKGIVLDLRNDPGGVLQGAIGVAAAFLPKDTAVVSTNGQLPDSKEIYYARPEFYSMRSDTDALARLPEAVKRVPLAVLVNTGSASASEIVAGALQDYKRATIIGSQTFGKGSVQTIRQLTADTALKLTTARYYTPHGRSIQAKGIVPDLAVNEYPDGDGLNALRMREADLEKHLSNDREAEAAKDKRDELEEQIRILALEKKRQPLEYGTADDFQLRQALNHLKGLPVQVAPPESQIVQAAAPKRK
- a CDS encoding beta-ketoacyl-ACP synthase III is translated as MKQAVISGTGLFTPPHSISNEELVDSFNAYVALFNADNAAAIEAGTVTALEPSSAAFIEKASGIKSRHVMNKEGVLDPKRMAPHYPERDNEELSLQAEMCVAAARQALDRAGRTAADIDMVLVACSNMQRAYPAMAVEVQQALGIDGFGFDMNVACSSATFGIQTAATAVQTGQTRAVLVLNPEITSGHLDYRDRDSHFIFGDACTAIVIEAADTAVSTHRFAILDMKLKTSFSNNIRNNFGFLNRGDEAGIGQPDKLFKQQGRKVFKDVCPMAAEMIRNSIANAGLEVPQVARYWLHQANLNMNQLIVRMILGRDATPEEAPVILDTYANTSSAGSIIAFHKHQDDLPQGAYGVICSFGAGYSIGSVVVQKL